DNA sequence from the Candidatus Bathyarchaeota archaeon genome:
ATGAGTGAGATTCGCGTTGTTCTTGCTATAGCACGCAACGACTTCTCCTATTTCTTTCGAACAAAATGGCTCATGGCAGTGCTCCTAAGTCTTAATCTCTCTGACATGCTTGTCGTTGCACTTGTCTACAAGAGAATGATGACTTTCGACTACTTTGTATACTTTGTCCCTGCAGTTATAATTATGGGGCTTTTCGCTGCTTCCATGGACACAGGCAGACGAATTTGGCTGGCTCTTCGTGAAGGCGTAATCCAGTATGAACTGTCCCTTCCAATCAGCACTCACGGTCTAGTTATAGCCTATTTGCTCGCTGGAGGCACAGCTGCCCTAGTGTACGCAAGTTCTCTAATGGCAATTGCACTAATCGTTCTTCCGGCTCGTGCAATCTGGAGCGCCTTCATGTTGCTGCCTTTCCTTTTCATCTTGGCCATGGGACTCGCTGGCATCGCAGCTACACTTGCCGCAGTTGCGTCGACACATGGAGAATTCTTCTTTGCCTTCCAAAACATTGTGCAAGTCGCTCTCCTCACCCTAAGTACGGTGTACTACCCTATCGAAGTTATTCAAAATTACCTGCCGCCTGCGCTAATTATCGTTGTTGCTGCGAACCCATTAAGTTTGGCTGCCGAAGCCCTTCGCCAGTATACTTTTGCAGGTGCTCCTATTGAACTCGGCTTTCTAGCTAAAATTCTTCTTGCAAGCGTGCCTTTCGCCATTGTAGGTGCATTTGCTTACCTAGCTGCCCTTCGCAAATTCCAGGTTAAAGGAAAACTGTGAGTACCTTAGCCACGAATCAAAGAAAAATTCGACGTAAAATATGAGACACGTTTCAACATGAAATTGTGTTAACAAATGGTAGGCAACTATGAAGATCTTCCAATAAAATATTAATATCAACCCGCTGCTAAAGAAACAGGAAACTTATCTCAGCCCCCCAAAGGAGAATCGATGCAGATTTGAAGCCCTCAACACGAAGTTACATGTGTGTTTTGGTTAGCTGGATCTTACTTGTTTGCTACTCCGTTCTCCTTGCAAGTGCTGTAGAAAGCATTATTGACCTCTCGGGTGTTGTGCCGTCGGATGACAATATAAAGCATATAATAATTTTCCTTTATGGTCTTGCCATAGTGAGTTTCTTGGGAGGGTCACAAATCCCTGCGATTTTTCTAAAGAAAAGAAGCTTCATAGTTCAATTCGGTTTCAGCATAACGTTTGGCTTCATGCTTATACTGATAACTATCCTTAATGACACAACTCTCAATCCACTTCATGAAACAATCTTAAAGCCCTTCTTCTTGAACTATCCCGTGATTGCCGTAGAGTATTTGTCTATACCCTATTTTTTCATGATTTTCATCGATCTTTACTTAAGTGGACGCCTAAGTGCCTTCTCTTGGAGATACTTCAGCCAATTCCTTGGCGGAACGTTCTTACATCCACGACGCACATTCGACGAAGTCAGCTATAATCAATCAATTTTGTTTTCTTTGGTTTCAGTCGTCATAGTTTCCGTTACATGGATCATTCGGACGGTAGCATTTTCTCTAGCAGATTTTGTTCCTACACGTTGGCGTTTCGTTCCTTTTAGCATCGGCGAACCATTAGAACTTGTATCTAGGACAGTACTGATAATCCCTGCAGCACTGCTCCTCTGGTTGATAACGTCTGTTTTAGTGCATGTGGCAGCACGGCAACTCGGTGGAACAGGCAGCCACTCCAGAACAGCATCTTTGTTAGGCTTTGCTTTTCTACCTTCATTAATAACAATCGCCGTTGACTTGTTGGAGATCGGTCTTCAAATTGAAAATTCATTTTTGCTTTATGTGATCTTCTTGATCTTTGGCTTTGTTATTCCCTTAGTTTTATGGCCTCTAATACTCGTTATTTTCGCCATTCAAACATCAGAAAGGCTTTCATGGCGAAGTGCCAGTTTAGCTGCAATTATAGGGTTTTTGCCATTGTTCATTCTACTTACGCTGGCGTTTTTGTAGAGTGTGCCTGCATCGACATCAAAGCCTAGGAAGCACCAGAAATGCGCACGCGAAATTAAGCTCTAAATTAGATTCTGGAAGCCGGGGATGGGAATTGAACCCATATAGAGCAGCTCTGCAGGCTATGTATCCAATAGTTGATGCAAGAAACATTACTCTCAGAATTTCTAATTTGGAGAAGACAATTTCAGACTTTGCTGTTTATTTAAGCATTGATGAGAGACTTACTAAAAGAATGGTCAAGCAGTACCAATACATTGCCATACGATTTCTGAAGCATTCTAAGGGAATGGTTAGTAGAGATGCTGTTAGAGGTTATCTTAAAGGGTATCTTTCCATGAGTCCAAGTACTTACAACAATCAGATCAAAGGGTTGAAAGCTTTCATCATGAGATATCTGGGAAGACCTGAAATTGTTTTCGGGTTCAGGAAAGCTCCTATTCTAAATAACTATGAAGAAACTGTTCTGCCTTCCAAGGATCAGCTCAGACTTGGCTTTAGCACTTTGTCTGGCGATAGAGAGAAAGCGATCTTTATGTTTTACAAGGATAGTGGATTGAGATGTTCAGAGCTACTAGAGTTGGCAATAAGTGATGTAGATTCCTCTCTAAGGTCAATTAAGTCTCGACATAACACAAGAACAAAAAGAGCTGGAATAACATTCTACACCGTTGATACAGAAAAGTATCTTCAGAAGTACTTGGCAAGTAGGAAAGATGACAAGGAGAGGTTGTTCAGAATTGACAAGAATGTCTTCTATAGAATGTGGGTTGAAGTTAGCAGGAAAGCTGAAATCAAAATAACACCTCAAGTGCTAAGAAAATGGCAGTCCACTACTTTGGGAGAGAATGGTTGCCCAGATAGATATGTAGACATATTTCAGGGTAGAGCACCAAGAACAGTCTTAGGCAAATATTACACTGGAAGAGAACTACTTAGACTGAAGATGATTTATGAAAAATTCTCTGAAGGACTAAAACTACTAGCATAACCTTAACCACCACT
Encoded proteins:
- a CDS encoding YIP1 family protein translates to MKPSTRSYMCVLVSWILLVCYSVLLASAVESIIDLSGVVPSDDNIKHIIIFLYGLAIVSFLGGSQIPAIFLKKRSFIVQFGFSITFGFMLILITILNDTTLNPLHETILKPFFLNYPVIAVEYLSIPYFFMIFIDLYLSGRLSAFSWRYFSQFLGGTFLHPRRTFDEVSYNQSILFSLVSVVIVSVTWIIRTVAFSLADFVPTRWRFVPFSIGEPLELVSRTVLIIPAALLLWLITSVLVHVAARQLGGTGSHSRTASLLGFAFLPSLITIAVDLLEIGLQIENSFLLYVIFLIFGFVIPLVLWPLILVIFAIQTSERLSWRSASLAAIIGFLPLFILLTLAFL
- a CDS encoding tyrosine-type recombinase/integrase, which gives rise to MNPYRAALQAMYPIVDARNITLRISNLEKTISDFAVYLSIDERLTKRMVKQYQYIAIRFLKHSKGMVSRDAVRGYLKGYLSMSPSTYNNQIKGLKAFIMRYLGRPEIVFGFRKAPILNNYEETVLPSKDQLRLGFSTLSGDREKAIFMFYKDSGLRCSELLELAISDVDSSLRSIKSRHNTRTKRAGITFYTVDTEKYLQKYLASRKDDKERLFRIDKNVFYRMWVEVSRKAEIKITPQVLRKWQSTTLGENGCPDRYVDIFQGRAPRTVLGKYYTGRELLRLKMIYEKFSEGLKLLA